In Ignavibacteria bacterium, the sequence GATTGAAGGCTGATATGCTTCCGCTGTTTACAATGTAACCTGCATCTGTTGTGGAGAAGGTTATTGGCATTGTGTTGCCTTCGTTTGTTAAATTCGTTGGCAGTGTGAATGCGATGCTGATCTGTCTGTTTGGCTGACCTGCGAGAAGGAATTTACCTGCA encodes:
- a CDS encoding DUF4402 domain-containing protein, translating into AGKFLLAGQPNRQISIAFTLPTNLTNEGNTMPITFSTTDAGYIVNSGSISAFNPAVSTNASFGTDGAMEIVLGGTVTPSSTQVAGQYTAPVTISLQYTTN